A genomic stretch from Setaria italica strain Yugu1 chromosome VII, Setaria_italica_v2.0, whole genome shotgun sequence includes:
- the LOC101758463 gene encoding uncharacterized protein LOC101758463 — protein MARILTRLWGPPLSAETAPAPPPTPSPTPTPSPSPTPPPPRTSPVPPPTASARPPSYMTPHPASSTTTPPHTSPAPPPGASPSSTPTPTLPPLPPPTPAPPSPAAPPRVSPAPRTSPAPAPCPPAASPSPAPTPTLPLLPSPTPAPPLPPVAPPRISRTSPAAPLGTPAASPSSASTPTPSPLASPTPAPLVPAPLSLAPPPSSEPLLPTPPMLLPRAATGIGPLPHCPPPQLPPRPSPTLAELPRNITASALSAGTSPPPCACAAPPPQPQSIEKGASLFGLLTPVVLSTFPFIYQVHTGSIHKTTELFGTPAMVSAFINSIIWLMYGIVISKSDMSPTLLLLHAFTCMSTFTYLMFVYADRKATVKGYMLASSFILSLSVIFTVLYWDLIPSWIMEELFGCLGLGSLVYCHCIQISNILDGITERSQKIATAINLLPSCLVNLETMMITAQRHPNHGFILMSSTLGFAANVLEIFLAIIVTLGNLFSSTGNRSVDLEAAVQNVGRANVSAGLPTNDLAVVFGSENSIAGSTQAQHQHEATDTIIMQLQAIIRCQIEAIRHPSSYTRVVLVQAIPRVPLQIERDAYLPMLLQISGLADARPDLMVIMNLELRYWLQLRWRLEVSQRRIAAAAETSMEQRNSMKRKQLLTEESLGSQSKRIKKAQTTWRVQLPRPYALRKFRIPR, from the exons ATGGCGAGGATCCTCACGCGGCTGTGGGGGCCGCCACTCTCCGCGGAGACGGCGCCCGCACCGCCTCCAACCccatcgccgacgccgacgccatcaccctcgccgacgccgcctccaccacgtACGTCGCCGGTGCCACCCCCAACCGCCTCGGCGCGACCTCCCTCCTACATGACGCCGCACCCTGcttcctcgacgacgacgccacCGCACACCTCTCCAGCACCACCGCCGGGTGCTTCTCCCTCGtccacgccgacgccgacgctaccgccacttcctccaccGACGCCCGCGCCACCTTctccagccgcgccgccccgggtCTCGCCCGCGCCGCGTACCTCTCCAGCGCCAGCGCCGTGTCCGCCCGCGGCTTCTCCATCGCCCGCGCCGACGCCTACGCTACCGCTACTTCCTTCACCGACGCCTGCGCCACCTCTTCCtccagtcgcgccgccccggatCTCGCGCACCTCTCCAGCGGCACCACTGGGTACGCCCGCCGCATCTCCCTCGTCTGCGTCGACGCCAACGCCATCGCCACTAGCGTCGCCGACACCTGCGCCACTCGTGCCGGCCCCGCTCTCGCTCGCTCCGCCTCCCTCGTCGGAGCCACTACTCCCCACGCCGCCGATGCTTCTTCCGCGTGCTGCTACGGGTATCGGACCCCTCCCGCACTGCCCTCCTCCGCAGCTGCCCCCAAGGCCCTCCCCAACCCTGGCCGAGCTCCCGCGAAACATCACCGCCTCCGCTCTATCGGCCGGGACCTCTCCGCCACCGTGCGCGTGCGCTGCTCCACCACCGCAGCCACAG AGTATCGAGAAGGGTGCATCTTTATTTGGCTTGCTCACCCCTGTGGTTTTATCCACATTCCCTTTTATCTACCAAGTTCATACCGGAAGCATCCATAAGACGACAGAACTGTTTGGGACACCAGCCATGGTCAGTGCCTTCATCAACAGCATCATATGGTTGATGTATGGCATCGTGATCAGCAAGAGTGACATGAGTCCAACTCTGCTCCTACTGCATGCATTCACTTGTATGTCAACCTTCACTTACCTCATGTTTGTCTATGCGGATAGGAAAGCCACTGTAAAG GGCTACATGCTTGCGTCATCATTTATATTATCTCTATCAGTCATATTCACTGTTCTGTACTGGGATCTGATCCCATCTTGGATCATGGAGGAGCTGTTCGGGTGCCTTGGTCTGGGTAGCCTTGTTTACTGCCACTGCATTCAAATATCTAATATTTTG GATGGTATTACTGAAAGATCACAGAAAATAGCTACTGCTATCAATTTGCTCCCGAGCTGTTTGGTGAATCTGGAAACCATGATGATAACTGCTCAACGCCACCCAAACCATGGTTTCATTTTG ATGTCATCTACACTTGGGTTCGCAGCTAATGTGCTTGAGATATTTTTGGCTATCATAGTAACTCTGG GTAATTTGTTCTCATCAACTGGAAACAGAAGTGTTGATCTTGAAGCGGCAGTTCAAAATGTTGGCAGAGCAAATGTGTCTGCAGGTTTACCTACCAATGATTTAGCTGTGGTGTTTGGGAGTGAGAATTCTATAGCTGGATCAACTCAGGCGCAGCACCAG CACGAAGCTACTGATACCATAATCATGCAACTGCAAGCAATAATTAGGTGTCAAATTGAAGCAATTAGGCACCCAAGTTCATATACCAGAG TGGTTCTTGTACAAGCAATTCCACGGGTACCTTTACAAATTGAGCGTGATGCGTACCTTCCCATGCTTCTTCAGATCTCAGGGTTGGCTG ATGCAAGGCCAGATCTTATGGTGATAATGAATCTGGAACTCAGGTACTGGCTGCAACTTAGGTGGAGGCTAGAGGTGTCACAAAGAcggattgctgctgctgctgagacCAGCATGGAGCAGAGGAATAGTATGAAGAGAAAGCAGCTGTTAACAGAGGAGTCACTTGGAAGCCAAAGCAAAAGGATAAAGAAGGCGCAGACTACCTGGCGGGTGCAGTTG CCAAGACCTTATGCCTTACGGAAGTTCAGGATCCCCAGATGA
- the LOC101757249 gene encoding E3 ubiquitin-protein ligase RNF149, with translation MATDGLSLGKAFAVLLGVSSPVIIFAGYQAYRTGRLARGWRRLRVWALGGATTLEEALGYTCALCGGSLDAREEVRTLSCDHVFHRCGSEKCKNAIDDWLRENRVACPACRKVALPVSPWKAPPTSAPSASDLEDPLVRQVPSPSASSSGSQELPLPLSTMASGEDPPLSSPVSEESRPQSSSP, from the coding sequence ATGGCTACCGACGGCCTCAGCCTCGGGAAGGCCTTCGCCGTCCTGCTCGGCGTCTCCTCCCCCGTGATCATCTTCGCGGGCTACCAGGCCTACCGCACCGGCCGCCTGGCGAGGGgttggcggcggctgcgcgtcTGGGCGCTCGGCGGCGCCACGACCCTGGAGGAGGCGCTGGGCTACACCTGCGCCCTGTGCGGCGGGAGCTTGGACGCCCGCGAGGAGGTCCGCACGCTCTCCTGCGACCACGTCTTCCACCGCTGCGGGAGCGAGAAGTGCAAGAACGCCATCGACGACTGGCTCCGCGAGAACCGCGTCGCCTGCCCGGCCTGCCGCAAGGTCGCTCTCCCCGTGTCGCCGTGGAAGGCGCCTCCCACAtcggcgccgtcggcgtcggATTTGGAGGATCCACTGGTGCGTCAGGTGCCGTCGCCATCGGCTTCGTCTTCGGGGTCTCAggagctgccgctgccgctctcGACAATGGCGTCGGGGGAGGACCCACCGCTGTCGTCGCCGGTGTCGGAGGAGTCACGGCCACAGTCGTCGTCGCCGTAG